A single Amia ocellicauda isolate fAmiCal2 chromosome 9, fAmiCal2.hap1, whole genome shotgun sequence DNA region contains:
- the tshz3b gene encoding teashirt homolog 3b, protein MPRRKQQAPRRAAAYVPDELKAAALVDEELEEDDSAVEEEPPVKYMCSEKDFLKDSQSYQDSPAAEFSSHEMDSESHLSEASDRMSDFESASVKNEEEIKEALIPSEDTPAPDSLEQMKAIYNSFLTNSYWSSLNLNLTQSAAEKPQRSSSSSSSSSSSSCGSGSFDWHQSAMAKTLQQVSQNRLHPEPSLFSTVQLYRQSSKLYGSIFTGASKFRCKDCSAAYDTLVELTVHMNETGHYRDDNHETDNNNPKRWSKPRKRSLLEMEGKEDAQKVLKCMYCGHSFESLQDLSVHMIKTKHYQKVPLKEPVTPVAAKIISSTRKRAPIELDLPSSPDSSAGTPKPSLTDSSDVLQKASNPYITPNNRYGHQNGASYAWQFESRKSQILKCMECGSSHDTLQELTAHMMVTGHFIKVTNSAIKKGKPIVEAPATPVPTTQAEEKVQSVPLAATTFSPPATFPSSVSPKLSVEIKKEEKEEECTKEVIKEKKLEEDEEKFDVSSKYHYLTEEDLEESPKGGFDILKSLENTVTSAINKAQNGAPSWGGYPSIHAAYQLPNIMKLSLGSSGKNSPLKCMFTGGEILSPTKNQPLISPPISQTSPLPKNNFHAMEELVKKVTEKVAKVEEKMKDPEVKASPLRRMTPSPCSSEPGESMKGDSPKESRAKSPESNVGSHSDMNETLTKETVENGTDSVKRPATSLCSSTAIITDHPPEQPFVNPLSALQSVMNVHLGKAAKPALPALDPMSMLFKMSNSLAEKAAVATPPMQTKKTEHLDRYFYHVNNDQPIDLTKGKSDKSCSLGSALMSSTSTSSASPSSAVTTAKTSAVVSFMSNSPLRENALSDISDMLRNLTESHTSKSSTPTSLSEKSDVDGTTLEEPEEISPAQKRKGRQSNWNPQHLLILQAQFAASLRQTSDGKYIMSDLSPQERMHISRFTGLSMTTISHWLANVKYQLRRTGGTKFLKNLDSGHPVFFCNDCASQIRTPSTYINHLESHLGFRLRDLSKLSSEQINSQITHTKSLSEKLIPASSPEEESGTSYQCKLCNRTFASKHAVKLHLSKTHGKSPEDHLMYVSELEKQ, encoded by the coding sequence CCTATGTCCCAGATGAGCTAAAGGCAGCCGCTTTGGTGGATGAGGAACTTGAAGAAGATGATTCAGCCGTGGAGGAGGAACCTCCAGTCAAGTACATGTGCTCAGAAAAGGACTTCTTGAAAGACTCCCAGAGCTACCAAGACTCGCCTGCAGCAGAGTTCTCCAGCCATGAGATGGACAGTGAGTCCCACTTGAGTGAAGCCAGTGACAGAATGTCAGACTTTGAAAGTGCTTCTGTTAAAAATGAGGAGGAGATCAAAGAGGCTTTAATACCCAGCGAGGACACCCCAGCCCCAGACAGCCTTGAGCAGATGAAGGCTATCTACAACAGCTTTCTGACCAACTCCTACTGGTCCAGTCTAAACCTAAATCTCACCCAGAGTGCAGCTGAGAAGCCCCAGCGgagcagtagcagcagcagcagcagtagcagcagtagcTGTGGCAGTGGCAGCTTTGACTGGCATCAGTCTGCTATGGCGAAAACACTACAGCAGGTTTCTCAGAACCGGCTCCATCCTGAGCCCAGCCTTTTCAGCACTGTCCAGCTCTATCGGCAAAGCAGCAAACTTTATGGCTCCATCTTCACTGGTGCCAGCAAGTTCCGCTGCAAAGACTGCAGCGCTGCCTATGATACCCTAGTGGAGCTGACTGTCCACATGAATGAGACTGGTCATTACCGTGATGACAACCATGAGACGGACAACAACAACCCCAAGCGCTGGTCCAAACCACGCAAACGCTCCTTACTAGAGATGGAGGGCAAAGAGGATGCCCAGAAAGTGTTGAAGTGCATGTACTGTGGACACTCCTTTGAGTCTTTGCAAGACCTCAGCGTACATATGATCAAGACAAAACACTACCAGAAAGTGCCTCTCAAGGAGCCTGTGACCCCTGTTGCAGCCAAAATAATCTCTTCAACCCGAAAGAGGGCCCCTATTGAGTTGGACCTCCCCAGCTCTCCAGATTCTTCCGCAGGGACTCCCAAACCTTCCTTAACAGACTCTAGTGATGTCCTCCAGAAGGCCTCCAATCCTTACATCACCCCAAACAACCGATATGGACACCAGAACGGTGCCAGTTATGCCTGGCAATTTGAATCCCGGAAATCCCAAATTCTCAAATGCATGGAATGTGGGAGTTCCCATGATACACTGCAAGAACTGACTGCGCACATGATGGTTACAGGTCACTTCATTAAGGTGACCAACTCGGCAATCAAAAAAGGAAAGCCAATTGTAGAAGCTCCTGCCACACCAGTGCCAACCACCCAAGCGGAGGAAAAAGTTCAGTCAGTTCCTTTAGCTGCTACAACTTTTTCACCTCCAGCCACTTTCCCCTCCAGTGTCTCCCCAAAGCTCAGCGTGGAgataaagaaagaagaaaaagaagaagagtgCACTAAGGAGGTGATCAAGGAAAAGAAATtagaggaggatgaggagaaATTCGATGTCTCCTCAAAATACCATTACCTGACTGAAGAAGACCTGGAGGAGAGTCCAAAGGGAGGATTTGACATCCTTAAATCACTTGAAAATACAGTAACATCTGCTATTAATAAAGCGCAGAATGGTGCCCCAAGCTGGGGTGGTTATCCCAGTATTCATGCTGCATACCAACTGCCTAATATCATGAAGCTCTCCTTGGGTTCTTCTGGGAAAAACTCTCcattaaaatgcatgtttaCAGGTGGAGAGATTTTGTCCCCAACTAAAAACCAGCCACTTATTTCTCCTCCTATTAGTCAGACCTCACCTCTGCCAAAAAACAATTTCCATGCTATGGAAGAGCTGGTAAAAAAGGTAACTGAGAAGGTGGCCAAAGTGGAAGAGAAAATGAAGGATCCTGAAGTCAAAGCATCACCCCTTAGGCGAATGACACCTTCCCCTTGCAGCAGTGAACCCGGGGAGTCCATGAAAGGTGATTCTCCAAAGGAGAGCAGAGCTAAAAGCCCTGAAAGCAATGTAGGCAGCCACAGTGACATGAACGAGACCCTCACAAAAGAAACAGTTGAGAACGGAACAGACTCTGTGAAACGACCTGCCACCAGTTTGTGTAGCAGCACTGCCATTATCACCGACCACCCTCCTGAGCAACCCTTTGTTAACCCTTTAAGTGCGCTTCAGTCTGTAATGAATGTCCACCTGGGCAAAGCTGCCAAGCCTGCACTACCTGCCCTGGACCCCATGAGCATGCTCTTCAAAATGAGCAACAGCTTGGCAGAGAAAGCAGCAGTAGCCACCCCACCCATGCAGACCAAGAAAACGGAGCATTTGGACCGCTATTTCTATCATGTCAACAATGACCAGCCTATAGATTTGACGAAAGGCAAGAGTGACAAAAGCTGCTCTTTGGGTTCAGCGCTTATGTCATCCACTTCGACGTCGTCTGCTTCTCCTTCATCCGCTGTGACAACGGCAAAGACATCTGCAGTCGTGTCATTCATGTCAAACTCTCCGCTACGCGAGAATGCCTTGTCAGATATCTCTGATATGCTGAGGAATCTGACAGAAAGTCACACATCAAAATCTTCTACACCTACCAGCCTGTCTGAGAAATCGGACGTGGACGGCACTACCCTTGAAGAGCCAGAGGAGATCTCCCCGGCTCAGAAACGCAAGGGTCGCCAGTCTAACTGGAACCCCCAGCACCTGCTTATCCTTCAGGCCCAGTTTGCTGCTAGCCTGAGACAAACATCAGATGGGAAGTACATCATGTCGGACCTTAGTCCCCAAGAGAGGATGCACATCTCAAGGTTTACAGGACTCTCCATGACCACCATTAGCCACTGGCTGGCCAATGTAAAGTACCAGCTGAGAAGGACAGGTGGAACCAAATTCCTAAAGAACCTGGATTCAGGACATCCAGTGTTCTTTTGTAACGACTGTGCTTCTCAGATCCGAACTCCATCCACGTACATTAACCACCTAGAGTCACATCTGGGTTTCAGGTTGAGGGACTTGTCCAAACTGTCCAGCGAACAAATCAATAGCcagatcacacacacaaaaagcctATCTGAAAAACTGATCCCTGCCTCCTCCCCAGAGGAGGAGAGTGGCACCTCTTACCAGTGCAAGCTCTGTAACCGGACTTTTGCGAGCAAGCATGCTGTCAAGCTACACCTCAGCAAGACTCACGGCAAGTCTCCCGAGGATCACCTCATGTATGTGTCTGAGCTGGAGAAGCAGTAG